The genomic DNA CTCTCAGCATCAAAGAGCCATCGTTTTGAGaggaaaaaaaaagatgaaaatgAAAGAGTATGCAGGCATAGTTTAGAAAACCTTGGGATTCATTTGAGCAGCCACCAGATCAAAGAAGGATGCCTCGCTAGTATTCTTGGCGTAGGTCACACAAGAACTGGCTCGAAGCCCAGAAAACTCGGCCACTTCTAGCCTCTGCACAATCAAGTAGGTTAGAAATTTCCTCAAACTAGAGGGCGGCAACTTTACTTGGTGACATGTATAAATTGCAATATAAAGAGACCTTAGAGGAGCATTGAGTAGGAAAAGAGTGGGCGTTCTTGGAGGGAAGCCTGGTGCTGGCTGGGATTCTTGAAGGAGCTAGAGCTGCGTGGGAAGCCATGGCTACAACTAAAGCAAGAGAACAATTTccttgctatatatatatatatatatatatatatatatatatatatatatatatatatgaagttcAACTTCTTCTTTCAGTTATTCTCAGTTTCACTTGTAaatatttttcttcaaatttagaTTATTGTTGCCGGTAACTTTAGACCAATGTGTGGTGAGAATCATACAAGAAGACATATGGGATAAGGTGATACTTGAAGCCATCAATATCAGATTCTGAACCACAGATTTTTCACCGTTATGTATTTTCTTTTGTTAACAGAACCGTTATGTATTTTCTTTTAGTGCCTTCTTGCAGTCTTGCACATTGCACAAGAAAAGATTTCCTAATTGCCACAATGGTCAAGGGTCAGACGCGGTTCATAAACCATGTGACTGACCCACAACAAATGTGGCCCATAGCGAACGGTTGACGACACTCAAGAACAGGGAATATCAATGTGAATTCAGGCTGGCAAGTGGATTATAGATATATGGACGCATCAGATTGTCGGGGGTTTTCTGAGGGAGGGGTTAGACCTTGCTATATGCATTTCaggaaggagaaaaaaaaaatagaaacagAAACCGGGGGGGAAAAAAATCTGCTGCCCTCTGAAGTCCAAAATCATTTGCTATTTAATATGTGTGGCATCCGATGGTCTGCACAAGAAGCTCATTGACCCACGGTTGCAGTGCTGCTGTGCTTCagagttgttgttgttgtttttattatttttaaataacttAATTCAAATATTTGGATAAACGTCTTCCGCGTTTCATAATACACGCAATCCAGGGGCACCAAAATCACAGCTTATATGAAAGTAAGGTCCAAATGATGCATCATACAAGTCATGATATATGTACCCACTTGAGACTCCACAAACAATTAAACAAACAACCACACTGCTCggttaagaagaagaagaagaagacatcGCAATCAGTTCAGGCTTCAGCTATTATTTATAGCCATAAGATTACAAGTGGGTGAGATGATCTACTCGGTAACACGTACAGTGTCCATCTCATATAGCAGCTTCAATTTCATCAGAATTAACTGCCACTCCATTTGGGGTATCTTCTGATCGAAGCTGAGCAGAAACATCATCAATAGCAGAGTTCAGTTGTGCAATCTTCTCAGTTAATATCTTTCGGGTTTTCTGTAAATCAAACAAATCCAAGCATTGCCTATCATCAGAAATAGAGGCATCAAGCATATAACACTCGGCACATAATCAGAAGTGCAAACATGTGATGGTGGCTGGGATCAACTAAGCATTggcttttgataaaaaaaaaatcagcaatGAAGAAACTTCTAAGCATCTAATCTGCTGCTTCAAGACAACGATCAACAAATACTTCAATAGTGCAAGAAATAAGAATGACTTGGGAAGACTAGGAAGTGAGAAAAAAATAGAATTCAGCAAGACTCACTATAATGATGTTATAAAAAACCTAGTTAAAACTTAAAAGATACTCTTTTTAagcaggggggggggggggggggggggaaaggGGGAGAGACTGACTATGAGAAAATATGACGTCATAAGTGCGTGGACTGCTTTAGTATATTAAAATGCCAATAACTGACAATTAACAAACACAAACAAGAGCAAAAACTCACCTCCAGAGCCTTTTCTTCATCATATATGAATTTAGGGAGTTTCCTCATAAGATCTTTTCGGTCAGTTCCAGCTAATGCCTTGCTAATCTATATAGGATAAGAAACAACATTCACCCACTGTTGCAAATGACTTTTAAGAATAATTTTAGGGTTGCTAAAAGTGCATTGATGATTAATTCTGAAATAGAAAAAGTTGGTTATGAGAATTATCTTAAATAACCAATCAATTTATTTTATCAAAACAATCCAACTGATCATAAAACCATGAGGCCTGACAAAGTACAGCATATGATCATTGCAAAACATAACAGTAATAGGCAAATCAATTAGACCTGAGGTGCATATACGCATCCAAGTGCACCAACTATAAGTCCTCCCAAAACAAAGCCACCAACAAAGATACCAGCACTGCTTGGCCTTCCAGTGtcactgtaaaagaagaaaagaacaCATAGTAGGACAAAATTAtcagaaaatttaaaaattgatgtaCTCAGAGAACATAGTGAAGCATCTAATAGAATATAACTACTTTTTCACATTTACACCAAAAACCTGTTCATTTGTTTACTTAGTGATTTTGGATAAGTAGTAGTTCATGTGAGAACGCCATCAATGTTCCGTCAACATGTtaaatttatgacaaaacatgtcGCATGGATGTTGTAAAATAGCTCACTTGTTTTGGGTAGATTAAGGAGACACCAATCATGAAGTCAAAGATGATTTGTAAATTgcacaaaaaaagaaaaagaagagggggagagagagagggaatcTAAAAGTTGTCATTAGCAATAGCCATAACCAGCATTAAGATAATAAATTAtcatttcctttttaatttttcttcccTTGCCTTCCCACCAATTAAAAATCATCTTGGCATCTCACACCTTTATGCTAATGTTGCATTGGCATCATAAAGAAGCAAAAGCAATGGTACCTATTTGCTGCTTTAACTGTGAATGCCCTTCTGGAGGTAGTAAGTTGCAGTTTTCCTGGACAATTCAAACTGAATGACAAATTGGTGAGCATGGAACTCTGGAGACATTTATCCAATGACAAATTGGTGAGCATGGAACTCTGGAGACATTTATCCAATGGGCCTAGCCATAAAAAAAGAATAGATTGAATTTAGAATACTCAAAACCAATCAAGATACTTAAACAAACATGAAATTATCAATGAGTCAATTCACAACTCAAAGCAGAGACACACTTCGCCTTGAACTTATAAGCAATCAGATAGACATTTTGAATATGACAACACTTCAAGGATGGAATTCACAAATGCGATCAATAATTGAATAGTTTAGAAAATAGACAGGTTTAACATATGATGAAATTTCAGTTGCCCGCCTCATGTAACTAAAATATGGCATTATGAGCAATGGGATGCATGCAGTTCTCTTATTTGTAATTGAGAACAGCCAATAATGTTGCAATAGATGCCATCCAGCGTAGTCTCAGACCCTCAATGGCATAAGATTTAGTCGATCTACATCGATGCCTAGATGATCTGATTGATGGTTTAGTGGAGACAACAGGCCTTAAAAATTTCAAGGGGAGGGTACATACAGGTTCTATTTTAAGTTCCTAGATTCTATCCATTGATTTGAAGTTTTCAAAAAGATAAACCCACAGTCATACATCCCAGGATAACATTCCCAAACAAAGATTACAGTATATTTGGAACTTACATTCAAATTTTATACTTTTTCAAGAAATTCAGCTTTTGCTGATTACTTAAAACTCAAATCCTTGTATGTAAAGCGTAATTGTTTGTAAACGCACATGCAATAACTTTTAGCTtcttttcacaaacaacataaAACCATTATCCTAAATTTTTAACAAAAGGGGTTCAAGAAATCATATTGACGATAATTATACCAAACAAATGTTGCTAAAATTGATTTTTCTCAACCAAATAACATGCTTAAAACATCCTCTGAATCTAGCAAAATAACCCATACAGTAGAAATAGATCCTCTAAGAGTAAGGAATCAGAATGATAACGAAaagaaacagaaaaaaaaaaatgaaaatgagagagagagagagagaaagagcagTATTACCAGGAGATAACTGAACCCCAGGATTTGTCGTTAGAACCAAAGAATTTGAGAGAGCTGTCATTGTTATCGTCGAAAGAGAGTAGAGAGTGAGTGCAGTGGAAAAATTAAGAGGGTTAGGGTTGGTCGAACTAACTATAAATTAAACTAGGCGACGGTGAGGGATCGATAATTTCTAAGCTTCAGCCTCAGCTTCCTCTTCAGTCAGATGAATGGATGAATGATACACTATGTATTCATCGTCAAACTAACAATGGACTCTCCGATTTTAGGCCCTCCAATTCATGATTAGCATTAGCGACACGTGTTCTTGGGCCGATGTTCCTCCCGCCCGACCCATCCGACCCTATCATCTCTGGATAGAGTCCTATATATTAatcaattaataataaaattaaattttaattgataaaaaaaaaaaatagcactacattaaataaatgaataattatgcCAAGAGATTATTTTATCATTACGGTTGTCACCTTGGCTTGATCTGTGACAAATAAATATAACAGCACGGGTATGCTAATTTTAttatttagtctaaatattttatattttttttatctgatattaaattttaatttaaggttgtatttagtataaggttaaaaaattaaagattaagtgttaactttataaaatttaatagaaTAATTATTAAGGGGATAAAAGATAATTAATGACATAATAATTAATGATGTTTGATACAAGGTTAAAAAATTAAACCcacataaaaatatataaacatctatttttatattttaataataaatatgaaaattattttttatttttattatttagtctaaatattttatattttttttatctgatattaaattttaatttaaggttgtatttagtataaggttaaaaaattaaaggttaagtgttaactttataaaatttaatagagTAATTATTAAGGGGATAAAAGATAATTAATGACATAATAATTAATGATGTTTGATACAAGGTTAAAAAATTAAACCcacataaaaatatataaacatctatttttatattttaataataaatatgaaaattattttttatttttatttttgataatattattttttatttgtaaataatttaatttaaaaaatttattaaccatatattattatgttctctttatcttactgtaacaccccaaattttattatttatgaatatttttgatattttaattttatttaaattttaggaatttttttgagatttttcggattttaaaaatcgggttcgattttccgaaaatataaactttgatgatttttaaaaattaatttaaagaccacgtggtaaaactaaaaatatatttggagtctacgtatttttatgagttttacggaattttttcggaatttttggacctcgttttgcccgagcagtaaaaattcaaaattttgtattcgaatcgaaccgccgaatcgaaccggacggatcggaccggtcgaatcgaaccggctccctttcctttttcttctcacgcgcgcgtcgtccctctcttttctctttcttttctctctcctccctccttgcTGCCGCTCCAGATTTCtccgccaaatccggccgatccggccaccgattggaccgggtcttgtgtctaaaatcatctactcggcgagagctttccatagacaccaagaacgccgaaatccatcgagcggtttgtccgatttttgctcgggaagattttagcccatttcgacttttgggctagatttctcgaaaaccgtgaatcccacgaggaaaccgaggccaccagcacgctccattcgtcgagagcttcgcaacgacataaatttcgaatttttccgacaccgtttttcggtgggtcccacgaaacttcgcagtgtaatttcgagcattaaatgagcttagaaaattctgaaaaatttatgtgctaacccccgtgttatgggcttcgtgtaggtatcctcgattcgcggaaattcgacagttgaccgttcgcaaatttcgccgcatgcactggACCTAAAAGTCTCCTAATTAGGCCgtggttttggctagcccccattgtcgacgccccgGCCCCGTCAAgtcgaatcggcaaaggtaaacccgaacctagtttttacgtaattttctagtgcttaaataggattaaaaatccataaaatattcgtggtagcttagaaaattacgattctttttgcaatagcttagtaatattgctaaggaccgcggggcaaagttttataatttttagagcttgtttgggcagtttttgcaaaaatgatcaataataaggactaaattgaaattttgcgtattgtgatggatgattgatttgatgggcccaggaggggctgtgtgatatgattgaactgttgatgtatggattgtgagtatagaagtgcgtttttagccctttgcgggttgggtaggtcctaggtatagggagactcacggattttgacttaggacgtaattgttctttttctttatttgtattgtttaAGTTTGTATTTAATAAATGTTATatgattgtcgtgagccgatgcctttcttcctccgcccaccgccacgtaatttgtcgtcaagtgcgtgagtaaaatattatttttatttgtaatttagatattattatatgttcagcatgtccATGCTTAAATTATATGcatatttttttttagttataaTCTAGGCAAGATTTTTGTTTCATTCTTAATctaatgtgccatgaatgttgttgtggtaatttggagcgcagcgtgcgttggcgtgcgtgtgatgtggtgtggactatggataggaccaggcgacacggcttgagtaattgacccgatccttcgaggggtagtcacggcttgagtaattgggacctcgatttggttattaagtggaagtccgagcttgagtaattgcaccgttggatttaagagagtcagatagggatcaccccatatgttatgattgatactacaggtgtgtgagtgctccaaattaccttttgatgttatgatgtgaaaatgttgtgtatgttgcatttcactctacaaagttgcattagtttgagatagttatagagattatagttaagattgatattttactctgagtctaatgctcactcctgttcaaaaattttaacagGCCACATGAGGATCTGTTTGTCTTGTTTAACCTGactttttacctcgcaggttgtttatcaatattgtgtaattttaattactcctagaatttccgcatgtgttagcagtaattatttgaaattggtctgtaatattatattcatgttggacctgtaaacttaatattttaagtctgtttgatggattggatgagggagctgagctcccatttattattatgttgatgagtatgtggagggtgagctgagctccccaatggattatttattgtgtttacaggtcgggtgagtcgaaaactccccgttggaaagtccattttatggccggactctgtccgttt from Hevea brasiliensis isolate MT/VB/25A 57/8 unplaced genomic scaffold, ASM3005281v1 Scaf626, whole genome shotgun sequence includes the following:
- the LOC110654414 gene encoding uncharacterized protein LOC110654414 produces the protein MTALSNSLVLTTNPGVQLSPGPLDKCLQSSMLTNLSLDKCLQSSMLTNLSFSLNCPGKLQLTTSRRAFTVKAANSDTGRPSSAGIFVGGFVLGGLIVGALGCVYAPQISKALAGTDRKDLMRKLPKFIYDEEKALEKTRKILTEKIAQLNSAIDDVSAQLRSEDTPNGVAVNSDEIEAAI